The Coccidioides posadasii str. Silveira chromosome 2, complete sequence genomic interval GGAACCGATAGAAGTCTTCTAGACctttattcttctctttctgtttctcaGCCAGAGCCTTCAATTCATCCTCCCTATCGGGATTGTGCTTCGGTCCCTTGACCACTGTGATAAAGCCGTCTTCATCCGGTACTTGTGCTCCCGTAGTAGCTTCGCGGGCACGGGCCTCTTCGAGACGGTCAAAAACGAGCATATATTCGTTCGCTATACGTTTCAACTCCTCTCTCGGCGGATATCTGAGACGATTGTGGTTCTCGTATCTCTGTGATCCCAGAGGCGGCAACTTATCCTCGATACCTTGACCCCATACTATTTTAGTTCTAGACTTCGCGGCCTTTTTCGCAGCTTTCAAACTCGCTTCCATGCTCGGCTTGTCGACAAATACCACAACGGCATGCGCGCCGGGGTTTTGAAGCTCTCGATCCCATGTTTTCGGCAACCGTATGGATTTGAGTTCTTGCTCCAGTTCTTCGACCGTTTCCCTCTTGCGCTTTTTCCCTTTGCTCAACTGAGCGCTTGGTTTGACGACGGGAGCTGAGCTTGTGCTCTGGACATCTTGAAATCTCACTGACTCGACCCGACCAGCGCACAGCTGGGTACCGAAGAAGTGTTTGAAATGAGCTTCCGTAGCTGTAATGGGGACGTTCACAAGAAACAGCGAGCGGGATGAATCAGGGTCTGGGATTCTTGGCTGATGTGGTTGCAGGTAGAGGAAATGGGTTGCGGCCTTTGGCAGGGAAGGCAACGGTGGAAGCTCTAATGGAAGAACTGTAAAGCCAGATAGGCTTAAAGGATACTCACGGCCCATCTTGGAAATCAATGAATTACGAAAGATCTTGCGATCTTCGAATGTGTTTTCACAAAGATGAGTTTTGAAGCTCATGTAATAGGGAAATTTTACGCGACCGCAAGTGAATTCTAACCTCGGAAAATCTTGCCTTCTACTCCCGTAAACTCCAGCATTCCATGCATAGCCCTCCGTACGTCAACAattaattagcaaatattGCAAAAGCGTCTGCTTCTGAAGATGATCGAATGACTCTGAAAAGTGGTTTTCAGAAAGCTAAGGGTCAACCTTCTATGCCTTCTCCGGGTCATTTATACCCCCGTTTGTGATAATGTACGTCGCTTCCCGTTCCGGACAATCTGCCCAGGAATTAGAAGGTCAGACAATCCAACTTCAGAGCGCCCTATATACCAAATCCATGATTCAGGCGACATACCTGGAGAGTCCTGGATTTTGGCGACTCTTTCTTCCCCACGCCCTTTGCGAAGAAGCACCCGGGTGGTTGAGGCGTGAGCCAATATATGGCCGCCAACAGGCTTCCGGCCATCTGCACCCGCAAATAACGCGCTTGCTCCAGGATCACTCTGCACCTGATTCGTCTGGGTGGTGTGAGTTTTGGCAATCAGCAACTTTAGGGCTAGGGAGAATTTACCATGAGAACACAGACATTGAATTCTAATCGTGCGTGAGTATTTACTCGGTCAATTTACTTGGTGCGTTGACGGTCATACCTTCAGCCATATGAGCCAGTTTCATGAGAAACTGGTTGAGTTTCTGCTGGCGATCTGCAAGCTCGCCACGCCCGCAATAATCAACCCGGAAACAGTTCATAATACTGTCAATAATGAGCAGACGGTATTCCCCGCCTGCAAACTCTTTGGATAGGGTATTCAAGAGTTCCAACTGGTGCTCACTGTTTAACGCCCTCGCATACGCGATGTTTTCTAGACTGGAATCGGGATCGACTCCAAAACGTTCAGCGATCTGTCCGACTCGTTCCGGACGGAATGTCCCTTCTGTGTCAATATATGCAACTTTTCCCTCAGCACCGCCCATACTTCTTGGCAGCTGAGCGACAACAGACATTGTGTGCGAAAGTTGCGTTTTTCCGCAGCGAAATTCTCCATAGACTTCGCTGATACTCATGCTCTGGAACCCGCTTCTGAGGGTCAGCTTTCGTTATGGCCAGGCACACTCTTTCCATTCTTACCCGTTGAGGATCGCGTCAAATTGCTTACTGCCAGTGGAAATTCTGACGACCCTCTTTCTTTGATGGCCGAGTTCCATTGCCGTTATGAAACCCGAAGCCGAGGGCTAAGGCATCTTTGAGTCTTGCATGTTTATGTGTCTTACGGAAATGTTTTGAGATCATACCTGGCATTTCTGAATTGCCTCCTTGATCTTTTCCACCTTAACTTCACTGAATCCCTTAATTTTCAGCAGTGTTCTGCGCGTTGCGCCGTGAACGGACTACAGAAGAACAGTTAGCTGGAACATTGCAGCCATCTTCCCCGGAAAAATAGGGACCATTCTGCGACTTACAGCAACAGTATAAAAGCCGTTGGCTTTCAACTTTGTGATGTCAGAGGCACCAATCCCTGAAACCTAATAGTTAGCCGCGGGGCGAAGGGGAGGGCCGGCCTTTTGCCTGCGAAGATTGACAAACCATGTGCTTGAATGCCATCAATGTCAACAATGAAGTTCTCCTAAGTCCTCGCGATTGCATCAAAAGTTAATAATGGAACTCGAATGCCTTGTCTTGCCCTACAAGAACTGAGTGTTTGAGTGCTTACGTCTTCGTCAAAACTGCCGCTGGCATCTGAGGCAGGCATTGTGTCTGGAAAGGAAGATTGGAGAAGCTTCCTGGATActaatgatgatgatgctaGGCTCCAGGGTAAGTtcaagagattcaaggaAAGCTAGATACTCGCATGGCATGAGAGAACGTGAGAGTGACTGGGAGGGAATTCCCATTAACCCCTCCTCAAGTCACGAGCGCTGCCATATTAGGAAATCGATTGCAGAGCCTCCTTGGAAACAACACCGCCTGCATGCAATGATCGTCCCATAGCCTTTGCAGAGAACAAAATAGAAGTCCCAGAACTACAAAAGGAAACCGAAATGAGACAGACGTGCAAACCAATCCCGCTTTTGGACCATGCTGGACTAGATGGAGACAAGAACGAGTTTAGCCCGGTAGAAGAACCGCCGGCATATTGTACAGACCCAAAGGAAAGAAAACTAAGAGACTGAGACCGACACCAGATAAAACCGGGTCAAAGGAAAGGGAAATAAAGCACAACTAGACATGTAACCAGAAAAGCCACGCCAGTACCGTAAAACTGGAAAGTCAGCACCAACGTCCATGGGCGGAGAAAGCCAATTCCACTCCGGCTCGCTTTAGTCCATTCCATCCTTTCACTCCGCTCAATTAACCCTCAAGATGCCTtgctctttcttctcttcctgaTAGTACGTGAAACGCAGATGAATTCCATTTTGAAAGACACTCGACGccgattttttttttcatgaGGCTTGAGCCATGCTGGACCCGGGTCGTAGAAACTAGGACATCGTGAAATCTTTGCTCGTCGTATACATAAAATATTGGTACTGATGATTTGTTACGGGCGTGATATGTGCAATATATGAGATGAGACTAATCCAAAATCAATGATAGAAACCGagtgaaaaaagaaaagaaaaagactgAAGTTAGTAAAGAAGGAGCGGGGGCGTGCTCTCAACGGCTGTAGTCTACAACCCTCTATGCCACTGCTGGAGTCGTGGCAGCGGCTGGAGCCTGAGGAGCCTCAGTGGTAGTTTCTGTTGCTGGTGGAGCGGGAGCTGTTGTCTCGGCTGTAGGCTGAGTATTAGTCTCGGTAGTAGTATTAGCGGTATTATTGGTGGGACAATCCCGGGAAATGTGGCCGGCCTGAGAGCACTTGTAGCAAACCTTGCCTGCCGAGCTCAAAGGTCCACCGTTGGGAGCGGTACAATCTCGCGAGATATGTCCCTTAAACAATGTCAGCTCTGGATAAAACCTCCGTACCAATCATATCTCGACTTACCAATTTACCGCAAGCATAGCATTTCATGGCTTGGGCCTGGCAATCTCGCGCGAAGTGATTCGGCCCGCCGCATTTGTAGCAGGTTGCCGCTCTTGGGTACCCTCCGTAACCACCACGGAAGGGTGCATTGAAGCCTCCGCGAGCACCGCCTACGTTGCGCGGAGCGCCTTGCATTCCGGCATTGTGGCAATTCCGCTATATGACATCAGGGTCGGGTTACTCTTCTCAAGGACAAGCTTAACTCACGGCTAAATGCCCAGGAAGATTGCAGTTGTAACAACGGCCACTTGTCGCTCCTCCGTTCAATCGCAGGGTAGGGCAATCAGCCTGGACGTGTCCAAGGCCCTGGCAGTGATAGCACTGTTTCGCTGAAAGAGAGTTAATGGAATTTTCTTCGTGCCACCGTACCCGATAAACTTACTTTCAGTAGTACGAGGTCGTGGACAACCGTTTGATTCGTGTCCTGGCTCCATATTAGATTATAGTGGAATAATGTCGAATGTTACCACGAGGCGAACGTACCGGGCTGCTTGCCTGTACATGTGCGAATCAGCATTTGTCCGGAATAGGTGGGCTCTTATGGAGAAAACCAACAGTTATAGCAAAGGCGTTCGGAAGACGAGCAAACCTCTGTCCTTATCAGTACGGAGATCCAAACCTATCGCGAATCCATAGAGCCAGATACACACCAGCATAGTGGCCGATGTTGCCACACTTGTAACAGGCACGACGAGACAACAACATTCTATAAGTACACCAGGGTGTTAGCTTCCGTGAATACCACAGTCACCCCGATTCGCTCGGGATAGTACTTCTGCAAGGAGTGTGCGGGCAAGCCGCTGAGCAAGAAAGCGTATTGGTCAAAGTCACTCGGAAATAGACAAGGCTTTCGGATGTAGCAGCGGTCTCAACGCTTCACCGATTCGAGCTTATGGGATAATGAACTCACTTTTAATATTTGAACACTCAGATTCTTTCTCAATATCCAATAACCAGCAGTCCAGGACCTACAGGGCCGAATTTCAATGTCTTAgctacctttttttttctttttgttttaaaaaaaaaagggcgacAGGTACAGATAACTAAAGGATAGGATAACTTACTTCTCAGCACTCCAAACTAAACCCTCACGGCTCTTCAATCCCACCGAGACCACAGTCGAGTTCCCTATCAGTTGTCCAAATGACCGTGCGTTGGAAATGTAAAGATACTCCCGAAAGATACTTAGAAAGTGCAGAATGATCCGTCATCTTGGGGTGGATGAAAATCTTTAGCTCTTTTGCGACTATCCCGAATCGCGTTAGCGCCTACCCCAGACAAGGTCATGACTCTGCGTAAATCCATGGATTGACCCAGACCCAGTCCTCGTCTTTCTCGATCTTAGGGCACAGGGAATACGAATTGAGGCATTTCACTTTCATGAATTCTATGATATTCACCCTTTTGGTTCACTACCACAATATGGACTTGAAAATGCTATGTACGTAGCCGTAGAGTCTTTTATATCCGGAGTAACACGCAGTGTTGTATTTCTCCGAGCTATTTCCGCGACAAACATGGGTGTGGAGTCGGATCCTGCATCCAATGGCCTTAAGCAGCTACATCCTCGGTTTCAATCAACGCAGGAGCCTTGATAGTCCTTCCCTTGAGGAACGCCAATCCTTCGCCGCTCTGCAGTAATAAAGTGAGTACAATTTTCGGCAAATATTAGTTGCTAAAGGGAATGGGACTCACGTAGCTAATGGAAGGCGACACCTCAACACCGGGAGCACCCTCGGACTCGGACGTCACGATAGCTCCCGCAGCTTCAATCCATCGCTGTCCTTGGTTCATGATATCACGCTTGCTTGTATCGGGGTCATCCTCACCGGTTCCCTTGGCATTTTTCAGAGGTGAGAATTCATCCTCGCGTTTGACTTCGATAGCAGCGAACTTTGCAAGCGGTGTCAA includes:
- the DMC1 gene encoding Meiotic recombination protein dmc1 (EggNog:ENOG410PGDF~COG:L~BUSCO:9240at33183), which produces MPASDASGSFDEDENFIVDIDGIQAHGIGASDITKLKANGFYTVASVHGATRRTLLKIKGFSEVKVEKIKEAIQKCQPSASGFITAMELGHQRKRVVRISTGSKQFDAILNGGFQSMSISEVYGEFRCGKTQLSHTMSVVAQLPRSMGGAEGKVAYIDTEGTFRPERVGQIAERFGVDPDSSLENIAYARALNSEHQLELLNTLSKEFAGGEYRLLIIDSIMNCFRVDYCGRGELADRQQKLNQFLMKLAHMAEEFNVCVLMTNQVQSDPGASALFAGADGRKPVGGHILAHASTTRVLLRKGRGEERVAKIQDSPDCPEREATYIITNGGINDPEKA
- the RRP7 gene encoding RRP7 superfamily domain-containing protein (BUSCO:441586at4751~EggNog:ENOG410PMUH~COG:J~BUSCO:12825at33183), whose product is MGREYPLSLSGFTVLPLELPPLPSLPKAATHFLYLQPHQPRIPDPDSSRSLFLVNVPITATEAHFKHFFGTQLCAGRVESVRFQDVQSTSSAPVVKPSAQLSKGKKRKRETVEELEQELKSIRLPKTWDRELQNPGAHAVVVFVDKPSMEASLKAAKKAAKSRTKIVWGQGIEDKLPPLGSQRYENHNRLRYPPREELKRIANEYMLVFDRLEEARAREATTGAQVPDEDGFITVVKGPKHNPDREDELKALAEKQKEKNKGLEDFYRFQTREIRKEKQNELLKGFEEDKKKVEEMKKRRGKIRPE
- a CDS encoding uncharacterized protein (EggNog:ENOG4113VRY~COG:O~BUSCO:13643at33183); the encoded protein is MLRFARLPNAFAITASSPDTNQTVVHDLVLLKCYHCQGLGHVQADCPTLRLNGGATSGRCYNCNLPGHLARNCHNAGMQGAPRNVGGARGGFNAPFRGGYGGYPRAATCYKCGGPNHFARDCQAQAMKCYACGKLGHISRDCTAPNGGPLSSAGKVCYKCSQAGHISRDCPTNNTANTTTETNTQPTAETTAPAPPATETTTEAPQAPAAATTPAVA